In the genome of Notamacropus eugenii isolate mMacEug1 chromosome 5, mMacEug1.pri_v2, whole genome shotgun sequence, one region contains:
- the LOC140504914 gene encoding ecto-ADP-ribosyltransferase 5-like, producing MKYFLTIAVVPYVIFISQQIPQTRGKTLTLDMAPDTFDDAYTDCVEDMEKVAPILLQQEMAQHQLLRESWEAATASLKSYQNHSLPPDFQTHHALAILVYTNSSNSLHRELNSAVRELGSSIEVYIEYFPFKALHFYLMRALQLLRSPESCMHDSGQKVFRGKRSIHFKPRKIGDTIRLGQFASTSKERKVAQMFGNATLFTLSTCFGIPIQDFSAFPSEQEVLIPPNEVFQVSNFSQDGTQNLVTLRSLKKTCSNFNCAYLRREKSQNCEVKSGNINSMVLKKVTPWLFVGTQLLLLRTS from the exons ATGAAGTACTTTCTCACCATTGCTGTGGTTCCCTATGTGATCTTCATTTCACAGCAAATCCCTCAG ACAAGAGGCAAAACATTGACCCTTGACATGGCTCCAGACACTTTTGATGATGCCTACACTGACTGTGTGGAAGACATGGAGAAGGTTGCCCCCATCCTTTTACAGCAAGAGATGGCACAGCACCAGTTGCTCAGAGAATCATGGGAGGCTGCCACAGCTTCTTTGAAAAGCTATCAGAACCACTCCCTTCCCCCAGACTTCCAAACCCACCATGCACTGGCTATCCTGGTCTATACTAACTCATCCAACTCCCTACATCGGGAGCTGAACTCAGCTGTGAGGGAACTGGGAAGTTCTATTGAGGTCTACATAGAGTATTTTCCCTTCAAGGCCTTGCACTTCTACCTGATGCGGGCCTTGCAGCTGCTGAGGTCTCCTGAGAGCTGTATGCACGACTCTGGGCAAAAGGTATTCCGAGGCAAGAGAAGCATCCACTTCAAGCCCAGGAAGATTGGAGATACCATCCGCCTTGGCCAGTTTGCCTCCACTTCCAAGGAGCGGAAGGTGGCCCAGATGTTCGGCAATGCCACCTTATTTACCCTGAGCACATGTTTTGGGATCCCCATCCAGGACTTCTCAGCATTCCCCAGTGAGCAAGAGGTGCTCATCCCACCCAATGAGGTCTTTCAGGTGTCTAACTTCTCCCAGGATGGAACTCAAAACCTGGTGACTCTCAGAAGCCTCAAAAAGACGTGCAGCAACTTCAACTGTGCTTACCTGAGGA GAGAGAAGAGTCAAAATTGTGAAGTTAAATCAG GAAACATTAACAGCATGGTCCTTAAGAAGGTGACCCCATGGCTTTTTGTGGGAACTCAGCTTCTGCTCCTCAGAACTTCCTAG